The Methanomethylovorans hollandica DSM 15978 genome includes a region encoding these proteins:
- a CDS encoding peptidoglycan DD-metalloendopeptidase family protein — MKNLQKPKYFNKMSVLFLLLFLLVNLVSAEVLEMPVKGMKMEYTSCPITEQYKYSTVWTGNYDSGCEGTGTHVGVDIPLPEGTDIYAIANGVVWKIGRYGVKGTKDFGAHVVLKHDIEGIGVFYSVYGHLKNDTIPKEIVENKTVLKGTIIGKSGNTGYVLGPTGLHLHFQIEKDIAGQHPYLVLPDIKTVKEKTYNPIVFINTYKNYDEKIKPGTVLEGTFNQYRHGSYPMIMEVTDVNGNEFSGLLHWPTLKDSKTKFRGTIDFEQNKVWFTEYELIQGSNIVLDGNYYAELTGSTLSGYWIWPSGKEDGSNFLIKKVNDVNKLLTLAAIGDKIVNENSLLTFVISATNQDGDTETYSAIGMPLGATLDTTTGEFSWTPGTDTVGTYDVTFSVTTNGLTDSETITITVKEEYYDDESPKESTESTFKEPSKAPGFVLSLAVGMFLLAQKYRGRM, encoded by the coding sequence ATGAAAAATTTACAAAAACCGAAATATTTCAATAAGATGTCTGTATTGTTCCTTTTGTTATTTTTATTAGTTAATCTTGTATCTGCAGAAGTGCTTGAAATGCCAGTAAAAGGCATGAAAATGGAATACACCAGTTGCCCAATTACAGAACAGTACAAATATTCCACAGTATGGACTGGGAATTATGACAGCGGATGTGAAGGAACCGGCACACATGTAGGAGTTGACATTCCCTTACCAGAAGGTACAGATATTTATGCTATTGCAAATGGAGTTGTATGGAAGATAGGGCGTTATGGTGTAAAAGGTACTAAGGATTTTGGGGCTCATGTTGTACTTAAACATGATATTGAGGGTATTGGAGTATTCTATTCAGTTTATGGACATTTAAAAAATGATACCATTCCAAAAGAAATAGTTGAAAATAAAACTGTGTTAAAAGGAACTATAATTGGGAAATCAGGAAACACAGGTTATGTATTAGGTCCCACTGGTTTGCATTTACATTTTCAAATTGAAAAAGATATAGCTGGACAACATCCTTATCTAGTCTTACCAGATATCAAAACAGTTAAAGAAAAAACATATAACCCAATTGTTTTTATCAACACATACAAAAATTATGATGAAAAAATAAAACCAGGTACCGTACTTGAAGGGACTTTCAATCAATACAGACATGGTTCGTACCCGATGATAATGGAGGTTACAGATGTAAACGGAAATGAATTCAGTGGACTACTTCATTGGCCAACACTTAAAGATAGTAAAACAAAGTTTAGGGGAACGATTGATTTTGAGCAAAATAAAGTTTGGTTCACAGAATACGAATTAATACAAGGATCAAATATAGTTCTTGATGGTAATTATTATGCAGAACTAACTGGTAGCACTCTCAGTGGATATTGGATTTGGCCAAGCGGTAAAGAAGATGGCAGTAATTTTTTGATAAAAAAAGTCAATGATGTAAACAAACTTCTCACACTTGCTGCAATTGGTGATAAAATCGTCAATGAGAATTCGCTACTCACATTCGTTATTTCAGCAACTAATCAAGATGGTGACACTGAAACTTACTCTGCCATAGGTATGCCACTTGGAGCTACTCTGGATACAACTACAGGCGAATTTAGCTGGACGCCAGGTACCGATACTGTAGGAACATATGATGTAACATTCTCCGTAACTACCAATGGTTTAACTGACTCCGAAACTATTACTATTACAGTGAAAGAGGAATATTACGATGACGAATCTCCTAAAGAATCTACAGAATCTACCTTTAAAGAGCCTTCGAAGGCTCCGGGATTCGTCTTATCCCTAGCTGTTGGAATGTTTTTATTAGCACAAAAATATAGAGGAAGGATGTGA
- a CDS encoding DUF5611 family protein, producing the protein MQEYTLKRGYKLDLERIHDCLAESFPAEITNNGEKLVISYGVFKTLTVWIQNKKMAVDTESDTTVKDDKIILETNKRYRDFLYQATGYTAKERLKKAKQSVST; encoded by the coding sequence ATGCAGGAATACACTTTGAAACGTGGATATAAGCTTGATCTTGAAAGGATCCATGATTGCCTGGCTGAGAGTTTTCCAGCCGAGATAACGAATAACGGGGAGAAGCTTGTAATATCCTATGGCGTCTTCAAGACGCTTACAGTATGGATACAGAACAAGAAAATGGCAGTAGATACTGAATCCGATACTACGGTCAAAGATGATAAAATTATTCTGGAAACGAATAAGAGATACAGGGATTTCCTGTATCAGGCTACCGGATACACTGCCAAGGAGCGCCTGAAGAAGGCGAAACAGAGCGTATCCACGTAA
- the queD gene encoding 6-carboxytetrahydropterin synthase QueD, with the protein MKMKLGIIDHIDSAHYLPEHKTCGIVHGHTYKVEIVIEGEKNENGMVMDFYDIKRVVKGVLNEYDHRLLNDILEFPSVENLCEHMHRNLSSKLSFSLSVKVWEGEGKWCEVCG; encoded by the coding sequence ATGAAAATGAAACTTGGAATAATAGATCATATTGACAGTGCTCATTACTTACCTGAGCATAAGACATGTGGTATCGTGCACGGTCACACATACAAGGTTGAGATAGTTATAGAAGGTGAAAAGAATGAGAATGGCATGGTTATGGACTTCTATGACATAAAAAGGGTTGTCAAGGGAGTGCTTAATGAATATGATCACAGGTTACTTAATGATATACTTGAGTTCCCAAGTGTGGAGAACCTGTGTGAACACATGCACCGCAACCTTAGTTCAAAACTGAGTTTTTCACTGTCTGTAAAGGTATGGGAAGGCGAAGGAAAGTGGTGCGAAGTCTGTGGATGA
- a CDS encoding radical SAM protein, whose protein sequence is MRVIKLSEAEGQVRMEFAGCNMKCPYCVHIHQPFTEVSLETALEFASSSSMKTVYLGGAEPTLQKELLPLLEGLHAAGKQVLLKSNGMKPDVIEQALPFIHGLVLEIKAPLDDVEGIMELTGMSGERTVKYIDLLEKSLDIAKQKWLRVWVRVIPEYVNKETIRRILQTVEGADEMMLYQFMSKTDFDRPFLGHEEPTPSWEELEELGKIALEKVQNVILLGEKGRKVLEK, encoded by the coding sequence ATGCGTGTGATCAAGTTGTCTGAGGCCGAAGGGCAGGTAAGGATGGAATTTGCAGGCTGCAACATGAAATGCCCCTATTGTGTACATATTCATCAGCCCTTCACTGAAGTTTCACTGGAAACAGCTCTGGAGTTCGCGAGTTCTTCCTCTATGAAGACCGTTTATCTGGGAGGCGCGGAGCCGACTTTGCAGAAGGAACTGCTGCCCCTGCTTGAGGGATTGCATGCAGCCGGAAAGCAGGTGCTGCTCAAATCCAATGGCATGAAGCCGGATGTTATTGAGCAGGCTCTGCCTTTCATACATGGTCTTGTGCTGGAGATCAAAGCGCCGCTTGACGATGTGGAGGGGATAATGGAGCTTACAGGCATGTCCGGGGAGCGCACTGTGAAATACATAGACCTGCTTGAAAAATCCCTTGATATTGCAAAGCAGAAGTGGCTGCGTGTCTGGGTGCGGGTGATCCCGGAGTACGTAAATAAAGAAACCATTCGCCGTATACTGCAGACTGTGGAGGGGGCGGATGAGATGATGCTGTACCAGTTCATGAGCAAGACGGATTTTGACAGGCCGTTTCTGGGACATGAGGAGCCCACGCCTTCCTGGGAAGAACTTGAGGAGCTTGGAAAAATAGCCCTTGAAAAGGTCCAGAATGTGATACTGCTGGGTGAAAAAGGCAGAAAGGTGCTTGAAAAATAA
- a CDS encoding cryptochrome/photolyase family protein, translated as MPGNCLYSSTEQLKPDRHTLFFMAEDFGLCSRYRYHKHKLVLILSSMRSYRDMLLHEHAVTYFDITDGRPYEEKLLDILEEHGIKHVVTYELDDDLFASGIRQFCEQHGVRLEFVDNPGFLTNIREFKEYRDGRTKLLMNNFYIWQRKRLHILVDEGMTPAGGVWSLDYENRKKIPKGIQIPPIRFADWTAHTKEVTELVEQLFPENPGDVSNFYLPTTREASLDWMEDFLAERFRFFGPYEDAIAANEHFLFHSLLSPLINLGLLTPDEVVQRAIAYSKDNGDVPMSGLEGFVRQIIGWREFVRGMYHSSKLRGNFFENNGLLDERWYHGTLGIEPVDITIKKVMHKGYCHHIERLMILGNFMLLCGIHPDEVYRWFMELFVDAADWVMVPNVYGMSQFADGGSLATKPYISGSAYILKMSDYKKGRWCEIWDGLYWRFIDRHRDVLRNNFRMGMMIAAYDRMPEQRKDELIQAGEGFLSTISQKQ; from the coding sequence ATACCTGGCAATTGCCTGTATTCCTCTACAGAACAGCTGAAACCGGACAGGCATACCCTTTTTTTCATGGCCGAAGACTTTGGTCTATGCTCCAGATATAGGTATCATAAGCATAAGCTTGTGCTAATATTGTCCTCTATGCGCTCGTACAGGGATATGCTTCTGCATGAACATGCAGTGACATATTTTGATATTACTGATGGCAGGCCGTACGAAGAGAAACTGCTTGATATATTGGAAGAACATGGGATCAAGCATGTTGTTACCTATGAGCTCGATGACGATCTTTTTGCTTCGGGGATCAGGCAGTTTTGCGAGCAACATGGGGTCAGACTGGAATTTGTGGACAATCCTGGTTTTCTGACAAATATCCGGGAGTTCAAAGAGTACAGGGATGGGAGAACGAAGCTTCTCATGAATAATTTTTATATCTGGCAGCGCAAAAGGCTACATATACTTGTGGATGAAGGAATGACCCCAGCAGGAGGAGTATGGAGCCTGGATTATGAGAACAGGAAAAAAATACCAAAGGGGATACAGATACCTCCAATAAGGTTCGCAGACTGGACAGCTCATACTAAGGAAGTGACAGAGCTTGTAGAGCAGTTATTCCCGGAGAATCCTGGAGATGTTTCTAATTTTTATCTGCCGACCACGCGGGAGGCTTCTCTGGACTGGATGGAAGATTTTCTGGCTGAAAGGTTCAGGTTTTTCGGACCCTATGAAGATGCCATTGCCGCAAATGAACATTTCCTGTTCCATTCGTTGCTTTCACCATTGATCAATCTGGGACTGCTGACCCCTGATGAAGTGGTGCAGCGGGCGATTGCATATTCGAAGGATAACGGGGATGTGCCGATGTCCGGCCTGGAGGGATTTGTGAGACAGATCATTGGCTGGCGGGAGTTTGTACGGGGCATGTACCATTCCTCAAAACTGCGAGGTAATTTCTTTGAAAATAATGGGTTGCTTGACGAGCGATGGTATCACGGTACACTTGGTATCGAGCCTGTGGATATCACGATAAAAAAGGTTATGCATAAGGGTTATTGCCATCATATAGAGCGTCTGATGATCCTGGGGAATTTCATGCTTCTATGCGGCATTCATCCGGATGAGGTGTACAGGTGGTTCATGGAGCTATTCGTGGACGCTGCGGACTGGGTAATGGTTCCTAACGTCTACGGTATGAGCCAGTTCGCTGACGGCGGGAGCCTGGCTACAAAGCCCTATATCTCCGGTTCAGCCTACATCCTGAAAATGAGTGATTACAAAAAAGGTCGGTGGTGTGAGATATGGGATGGATTGTACTGGAGGTTCATTGACCGGCACAGGGATGTGCTGCGCAATAACTTCAGGATGGGGATGATGATAGCTGCTTATGACAGGATGCCTGAGCAAAGGAAAGATGAGCTTATACAGGCTGGGGAAGGCTTTCTTAGTACTATTTCCCAAAAACAATGA
- a CDS encoding 7-carboxy-7-deazaguanine synthase QueE gives MKAPITEIFCSVQGEGPYVGNRQVFLRFAGCNLNCPYCDTNVKTSEACKYEETPGSDIFKYVQNLLTPEQVGDLVDPFMNIHSMSLTGGEPLLYADFITELDVVFPLYLESNMTLPDQARKVKDHVAFVSGDVKLTEEFQGEEVQPHIERTIETFRILRKNENRDCFCKVVMTKNTSATDVLDVAGSISNYISCIILQPVTQYELRPDVRTLLELQNELLGEIDTLIIPQTHRMWGCL, from the coding sequence ATGAAAGCACCTATTACAGAGATCTTCTGTTCTGTACAGGGGGAGGGACCATATGTTGGTAACCGGCAGGTGTTCCTTAGATTTGCCGGCTGTAATCTTAATTGCCCGTATTGCGATACAAATGTAAAAACTTCTGAAGCTTGCAAGTATGAGGAAACTCCAGGCTCAGATATTTTTAAGTACGTACAAAATCTTTTGACTCCTGAGCAGGTCGGAGATCTTGTGGACCCTTTCATGAACATACATTCAATGTCTCTCACAGGTGGTGAACCGCTACTGTATGCAGACTTCATCACGGAACTAGATGTAGTTTTCCCATTATATCTGGAATCCAATATGACATTGCCGGATCAGGCCAGAAAGGTAAAAGATCATGTTGCTTTTGTTTCAGGTGATGTGAAGCTTACTGAAGAGTTTCAGGGTGAAGAGGTACAGCCTCATATAGAGAGGACCATTGAAACTTTCAGAATCCTCAGAAAGAACGAGAACAGGGATTGTTTCTGCAAGGTCGTGATGACAAAAAATACCTCTGCGACTGATGTGCTGGATGTGGCAGGATCCATCAGCAACTATATCTCATGTATTATCCTGCAGCCTGTAACACAATATGAATTAAGGCCGGATGTAAGGACCTTACTTGAATTGCAAAATGAACTACTTGGCGAGATAGATACTTTGATAATCCCACAAACCCACAGAATGTGGGGGTGCTTATAA
- a CDS encoding methanogenesis marker 2 protein, whose amino-acid sequence MGLEMLARHLREFEGVSRKKPIAEIFKIFESVRHEYGNVIADFGDDAAVIDTGGDDVILFAADGIWGRIVEKSPWWTGYTSVVVNVNDISAMGGKPLAMVNIMSSSDPESIKGIMEGIRDGVNKFGVPMVGGHTHPDTPYNSLAVAIIGTAKKDCLIRSDTAIPGDIVVFAYDMDGRVGKNSPYSWDTTSFKDPQFVRECYLVMVTIAERKLVTAGKDISNPGSIGTLGMLCETSKVGACVDLAKIPRPENMDLEQWLKIYPATGYVVTVKPENVQECLQTFSQVGLTAAAVGEITDSKLVEIQDQNEKAIVFDLTKDVITGIGE is encoded by the coding sequence ATGGGCCTGGAAATGCTTGCCCGTCATCTGCGGGAGTTTGAAGGGGTTTCACGCAAGAAACCCATTGCCGAGATATTTAAGATATTCGAGAGCGTGCGTCATGAATATGGTAATGTCATCGCAGATTTTGGCGATGATGCTGCTGTTATAGATACGGGCGGAGATGATGTGATCCTTTTTGCTGCCGATGGTATCTGGGGCAGGATCGTGGAAAAAAGTCCATGGTGGACTGGTTACACATCCGTAGTTGTCAATGTTAACGATATCTCGGCCATGGGGGGTAAACCTCTTGCCATGGTGAACATTATGTCCTCCAGCGACCCGGAGTCCATTAAAGGCATTATGGAAGGCATAAGGGATGGTGTCAATAAATTCGGTGTTCCCATGGTGGGAGGACACACTCATCCTGACACACCGTATAATTCCCTTGCAGTGGCCATCATTGGTACAGCTAAAAAGGACTGTCTTATAAGAAGCGATACTGCAATTCCCGGGGATATCGTTGTCTTCGCATACGATATGGATGGCAGGGTAGGTAAGAACTCTCCCTATAGCTGGGATACTACTTCTTTTAAAGATCCGCAATTTGTCAGGGAATGTTACCTGGTGATGGTAACAATAGCTGAAAGGAAGCTTGTAACTGCCGGGAAGGACATCAGTAACCCTGGCTCTATAGGTACTCTGGGTATGTTATGTGAGACCAGTAAGGTAGGTGCTTGCGTAGATCTTGCCAAAATACCCCGACCTGAAAATATGGACCTTGAGCAGTGGCTCAAAATATATCCTGCTACAGGTTATGTTGTCACGGTCAAACCGGAGAATGTACAGGAATGCCTGCAAACTTTCTCTCAGGTAGGTCTCACTGCTGCTGCTGTAGGTGAGATTACCGACAGTAAACTGGTAGAGATCCAAGATCAGAACGAAAAAGCTATTGTTTTTGATCTCACGAAAGATGTCATTACGGGAATTGGTGAATGA
- a CDS encoding PDDEXK nuclease domain-containing protein, with product MGRQVRLEVEGDEFFMDLLFYHTRLKCYIVVELKAGAFKPEHIGQLNFYLSAVDAQIKTPEDRPTIGLLLCKTKKRLIAEYALSGMDKPMGVAEYQLVHALPEPLDTCLPTIEELEASLPEELENEE from the coding sequence GTGGGACGCCAGGTCAGGCTTGAAGTGGAAGGTGATGAGTTCTTCATGGATCTGCTTTTCTACCATACCCGCCTGAAATGCTACATTGTGGTCGAGCTCAAGGCCGGAGCCTTCAAACCCGAACACATAGGACAGCTCAACTTCTACCTTTCTGCAGTGGATGCACAGATCAAAACACCTGAAGACCGACCCACCATCGGACTTCTGCTCTGTAAGACAAAGAAACGTCTCATCGCAGAATATGCTCTCTCCGGTATGGATAAACCCATGGGAGTGGCAGAATACCAGCTTGTCCACGCCCTCCCCGAGCCTCTGGACACCTGCCTCCCCACTATCGAGGAGCTGGAAGCCAGTTTACCCGAAGAACTGGAAAATGAGGAATAA
- a CDS encoding chorismate--pyruvate lyase family protein, whose protein sequence is MDSEFLAKLKGFRIPTCLRVCAGTDGSVTFLLEIMTGHPTTVVTEYQHITPADEWMAQMFKVEVGADINDRVVTLTAGEVSYVYARSLSAIEKMPPGVKCDMMKADIPIGRILRDHNIETRRDFEDIELHKEESLFGARSVLSRSYKIVHHNGVLMWINERFPIDDRWLL, encoded by the coding sequence ATGGACAGCGAATTTCTTGCAAAACTGAAGGGTTTCCGCATCCCCACCTGTCTGCGGGTATGCGCCGGTACTGACGGATCTGTGACTTTCCTGCTGGAGATAATGACCGGCCATCCAACGACAGTGGTGACTGAGTATCAGCACATCACCCCTGCGGATGAGTGGATGGCACAGATGTTCAAAGTGGAAGTGGGTGCGGACATCAATGATCGTGTGGTCACTCTCACTGCCGGGGAGGTGTCTTACGTGTACGCACGTTCTCTTTCTGCCATTGAGAAAATGCCGCCGGGTGTTAAGTGCGATATGATGAAGGCTGATATCCCTATTGGCAGGATACTGCGTGATCATAACATCGAGACTCGCCGGGACTTCGAGGATATCGAGCTCCATAAAGAGGAATCTCTTTTCGGCGCACGATCCGTGCTCTCCCGTTCCTACAAAATAGTGCACCATAATGGCGTGCTCATGTGGATCAACGAACGGTTCCCCATCGATGACCGCTGGCTCTTATAA
- a CDS encoding pyridoxamine 5'-phosphate oxidase family protein, with product MVKMTQEIMDTISKQNPVPVATSSADGTPNVALVGFLKVMDPETIMISDNFFLKTEENLKHNPKVAFVVYDGYTRKCFQIKGSVKMITDGKLFDEMKQWVDSAKPNMPKKAAVVVHVEEVYDSMPGPHAGEKIF from the coding sequence ATGGTAAAGATGACTCAAGAAATTATGGACACCATATCAAAGCAGAACCCGGTACCTGTAGCTACATCAAGTGCGGATGGCACCCCAAACGTTGCATTGGTGGGTTTTCTCAAAGTAATGGACCCCGAAACCATTATGATATCGGATAATTTCTTCCTTAAGACGGAAGAAAACCTCAAACACAACCCAAAGGTTGCCTTTGTGGTATATGATGGCTATACCAGAAAATGTTTCCAGATAAAGGGCAGTGTGAAAATGATCACTGATGGTAAGTTATTCGATGAAATGAAACAATGGGTGGACTCAGCCAAGCCTAACATGCCTAAGAAGGCAGCTGTTGTGGTACACGTGGAAGAGGTCTATGATTCTATGCCAGGTCCTCATGCCGGGGAGAAAATTTTCTGA
- the queC gene encoding 7-cyano-7-deazaguanine synthase QueC — protein sequence MSAIALLSSGLDSVTSLAIAQRETDIKLALIFDYGQRAAAKEIEYSLKVAEKYGIECTVISLPWLKAITTTSLVSKDMNVPRVSMQDIAEDSDPVITRDSAKKVWVPNRNGVMINIAASFAESLECQYVLVGFNSEEAVTFPDNSTAYLDSLDKCLSHSTLNGVKMMAPVAALDKQGIIRKALELKAPLEWSWSCYHGDHVPCGICESCTRRKRAFMQAGIRDPLMERLGIDH from the coding sequence ATAAGCGCAATTGCTTTGTTAAGTAGTGGATTAGATTCTGTCACATCCCTGGCGATAGCACAGAGGGAGACAGACATAAAACTGGCCTTGATATTCGACTATGGTCAAAGAGCAGCTGCAAAGGAAATAGAATATTCCCTCAAAGTTGCTGAAAAATACGGTATCGAGTGCACGGTCATATCTCTTCCATGGCTTAAGGCCATCACTACCACCAGCCTGGTGAGCAAGGATATGAATGTTCCCCGAGTATCTATGCAGGACATTGCAGAGGATTCCGATCCGGTAATAACAAGGGATTCTGCAAAAAAAGTGTGGGTACCGAACCGCAACGGTGTAATGATCAACATTGCTGCAAGTTTTGCAGAGAGTCTGGAATGCCAGTATGTACTTGTTGGTTTTAACAGTGAGGAGGCCGTGACCTTTCCGGATAATTCCACTGCTTACCTTGACAGTCTTGACAAATGCCTTTCTCATTCCACTCTCAATGGCGTAAAAATGATGGCTCCGGTGGCAGCTCTTGACAAACAAGGCATCATCCGTAAGGCTTTGGAGCTAAAGGCTCCCCTTGAATGGAGCTGGAGCTGTTATCACGGAGATCACGTTCCGTGCGGTATCTGTGAAAGCTGTACCCGCAGAAAGCGTGCCTTCATGCAGGCAGGCATAAGGGATCCCCTTATGGAAAGACTTGGTATTGATCATTAA
- a CDS encoding YbgA family protein, whose translation MASPPHLRGGIDIRTFPYPVVVISKCLGFEHCRYDGQMVYCDIIDKILPLTEVITVCPECEIELGIPRDPIRLVDGRTMKLIQPSTGRDITEKMQFFVKDFLDHLPEVDGFILKSKSPSCGSRTAKVFASPDTQEPLHRHGSGFLAKEATDRFPNLPSIDETALMDPETREQFLTRLFMQADLRMHHSSIQELMDFQARNKLLLMAYDQCKVKTLGRILADHKNRTFDENMAVYVNTLQEMIKEKPSRANTTNAFMHAFGYFSKDLGSDKKQYLLNCMEAYRKGDLNIQELRKAIRPWILEFRVDYLADQTLFYPYPENLDHLDPE comes from the coding sequence ATGGCTTCCCCTCCTCACTTAAGAGGAGGGATAGACATCCGCACATTTCCGTATCCCGTAGTAGTCATAAGTAAATGTCTGGGATTCGAACACTGCAGATATGATGGACAGATGGTTTATTGTGATATCATCGATAAGATACTGCCTTTAACAGAAGTTATAACAGTATGCCCGGAATGCGAAATAGAATTAGGCATACCAAGAGACCCCATCCGGCTGGTCGATGGAAGAACAATGAAACTGATACAGCCATCTACAGGTAGAGACATCACTGAGAAAATGCAGTTCTTTGTCAAGGATTTTCTGGACCATCTTCCGGAAGTGGATGGATTCATTCTCAAATCGAAGTCACCTTCATGTGGATCCAGAACTGCGAAAGTTTTTGCATCTCCTGATACACAGGAACCGTTACACAGGCATGGATCCGGGTTTCTCGCAAAAGAAGCAACGGATCGGTTTCCAAACCTGCCATCTATAGATGAAACAGCCCTCATGGACCCTGAGACAAGGGAGCAGTTCCTTACAAGGCTCTTCATGCAGGCTGATCTGAGAATGCACCACAGTTCAATACAGGAACTGATGGACTTCCAGGCCCGTAATAAATTGTTGCTTATGGCGTATGACCAGTGTAAAGTAAAAACATTGGGAAGGATCCTGGCTGACCACAAAAACCGGACTTTTGATGAAAATATGGCAGTCTATGTGAACACATTACAGGAAATGATAAAAGAAAAACCTTCAAGAGCTAATACCACCAATGCTTTTATGCATGCTTTTGGGTATTTTTCCAAAGACTTAGGATCAGACAAAAAGCAGTACCTGCTCAACTGTATGGAAGCATACCGTAAAGGTGATCTAAACATACAGGAACTAAGAAAGGCCATCAGACCCTGGATCTTAGAGTTTCGCGTGGATTACCTTGCAGATCAAACACTTTTTTACCCTTACCCTGAAAATCTCGATCATCTTGATCCAGAATAG
- a CDS encoding DUF366 family protein, which translates to MKWIVLKKPLDYDGSQISSLWGYMEADLQEDSIIAFRGSCDVQLRHMIDLEDRKEGDPIYSTDMLHFIIEHFDSTDLKLIYARQRLFTAMVAEVLLQRGISTSRAGDDLFVQGKKLSISIASTSSVSQKIHFGMNVEHGIYGCLKDQGFDEKDLFTVMEKIASRYVDEIHDIEKDLRKSRPLGVM; encoded by the coding sequence ATGAAGTGGATAGTGCTTAAAAAGCCCCTTGATTACGATGGCAGCCAGATATCATCACTATGGGGATACATGGAAGCTGATCTGCAGGAGGATTCCATAATTGCTTTCCGTGGGTCATGCGATGTACAGCTTCGGCACATGATTGATCTTGAGGATAGGAAGGAAGGAGATCCCATCTATTCCACCGATATGCTGCATTTCATAATTGAGCACTTTGACTCCACAGATCTCAAGCTCATATATGCCAGACAACGTTTGTTCACGGCCATGGTGGCTGAGGTCCTGCTGCAGAGAGGAATAAGTACTTCAAGGGCTGGAGATGATCTTTTTGTACAGGGGAAAAAGCTAAGCATTTCCATTGCCAGTACTTCTTCCGTATCTCAGAAGATACATTTTGGCATGAATGTGGAACATGGGATATATGGTTGCCTGAAAGATCAGGGATTCGATGAGAAAGATCTGTTTACGGTAATGGAAAAAATAGCCAGCAGGTATGTGGACGAGATCCATGATATCGAGAAAGACCTGCGTAAATCCAGGCCTTTAGGTGTGATGTAA
- the nifB gene encoding nitrogenase cofactor biosynthesis protein NifB, whose amino-acid sequence MSDETKNICDITVSGKEEEMKRIIAQHPCYSKEAQHKFGRIHLPVAPACNIQCNYCDRKFDCVNESRPGVTSEVLTPHEALERTRQVLKEFPFIKVVGVAGPGDPLANDATFETFKLIKAEFPEVTLCLSTNGLALPDKMPEIIETGVDTLTVTLNAIDPAIEAQLISHVVYKGKMYKGVEAAEILIRNQLAGIKMAVDAGLVIKINTVMVPGINDKHIIEVAKKIHEMGVYIMNIMPLICQAKFADMEPPTPEERQKLQNACEPYVQQMRHCRQCRSDAFGLIGKDLSQMSEERRNTIKMEMVKKAEEI is encoded by the coding sequence ATGTCAGATGAAACAAAGAATATATGCGATATAACGGTCTCCGGTAAGGAGGAAGAAATGAAAAGGATCATTGCACAACATCCCTGTTACTCAAAAGAGGCACAGCACAAGTTTGGCAGAATACACCTGCCCGTTGCGCCTGCATGCAATATCCAATGTAACTACTGTGACCGGAAATTTGATTGCGTTAACGAAAGCCGTCCCGGTGTAACAAGTGAAGTACTGACCCCACATGAAGCTCTGGAAAGGACCAGACAGGTGCTCAAGGAATTCCCGTTCATTAAGGTAGTTGGAGTAGCAGGCCCGGGTGACCCTTTGGCCAATGATGCGACCTTCGAGACCTTCAAGCTTATCAAGGCCGAGTTCCCGGAGGTCACTCTCTGTCTGAGTACCAATGGGCTTGCACTTCCTGATAAGATGCCCGAGATCATCGAGACAGGCGTAGACACACTGACCGTAACGTTGAATGCCATAGACCCGGCAATCGAGGCACAACTTATCAGCCATGTGGTCTACAAGGGTAAGATGTACAAAGGGGTGGAGGCTGCTGAGATCCTTATCAGGAATCAGCTTGCAGGCATTAAGATGGCTGTGGATGCAGGTCTTGTCATCAAGATCAATACCGTGATGGTGCCAGGCATCAATGACAAGCACATAATTGAAGTGGCGAAGAAGATCCATGAGATGGGTGTCTATATAATGAATATCATGCCGCTCATCTGTCAGGCTAAGTTCGCAGATATGGAACCACCAACCCCCGAAGAAAGGCAGAAGCTGCAGAATGCGTGTGAACCTTATGTGCAGCAGATGAGGCATTGTCGCCAGTGCAGGTCAGATGCTTTTGGTCTTATCGGAAAGGACCTTTCCCAGATGAGCGAAGAGCGCCGCAATACCATTAAGATGGAAATGGTAAAGAAGGCCGAAGAAATATAA